From a single Epinephelus fuscoguttatus linkage group LG18, E.fuscoguttatus.final_Chr_v1 genomic region:
- the thbs4b gene encoding thrombospondin-4-B, translating to MGVWMALILASQLLLKLSSHVEAQALVYDLLTSPDCLPDLLQGGLAEQGVNEAFILTSFKLQPKTGTTVFSLYNPRDNSKYFEFTVMGKLNRAVLRYLRTDKRMSSVTFNNLVLADGQVHRLLFHLKGMQQQGPGGVELHLDCRLVETVRDLPAAFQGLPAGYGTVDLKTMQARDQESLDELKLVVGDTFENVASLQDCHFQQRDSVQTLGVNTKQLSNQMLELTKVINELKDVLIQQVKETSFLRNTISECQACGLGGTEVVKPRCAPGVCFRDGMCTETADGIECGPCPDGYTGDGFNCDDVDECQFNPCFPGVKCVNTAPGFRCDACPLGYTGLAIEGVGILFAQTNKQVCDDIDECKGPNNGGCAANSICHNSVGSYHCGSCKSGFTGDQVKGCKPEISCGNSLTNPCDVNAQCMVERDGSVHCQCGIGWAGNGYLCGKDTDIDGYPDEKLKCKDANCKKDNCIFVPNSGQEDADRDGQGDACDDDADGDGIPNEQDNCWLKPNVDQKNTDKDSHGDACDNCRTVENPDQRDTDGDGKGDACDDDMDGDGLKNFLDNCQRVQNRDQRDRDGDGVGDACDSCPDIPNPNQSDIDNDLVGDSCDTNQDSDGDGHQDTKDNCPFVINSSQLDTDKDGLGDECDDDDDNDGIPDTIPPGPDNCRLVPNPDQIDDNNDGVGDVCESDFDQDKVIDRIDNCPENAEVTLTDFRAYQTVVLDPEGDAQIDPNWVVLNQGMEIVQTMNSDPGLAVGYTAFSGVDFEGTFHVNTVTDDDYAGFIFGYQDSSSFYVVMWKQTEQTYWQATPFRAVAEPGIQLKAVKSRSGPGEHLRNSLWHTGDTNDQVRLLWKDPRNVGWKDKVSYRWYLQHRPQVGYIRARFYEGTELVADSGVTIDTTMRGGRLGVFCFSQENIIWSNLKYRCNDTIPEDFQEFSTQHGVDSL from the exons CTGTGTTACGCTACCTGCGGACTGACAAGAGGATGAGCTCAGTAACCTTCAACAACCTGGTGCTGGCAGATGGCCAAGTACACCGACTGTTATTTCACCTGAAGGGGATGCAGCAGCAGGGGCCAGGCGGGGTGGAGCTGCATCTGGACTGCAGGCTGGTGGAGACAGTCAGGGATCTCCCCGCTGCCTTCCAGGGTTTGCCAGCAGGCTATGGTACGGTGGATCTAAAGACCATGCAAGCCAGAGACCAG GAGAGTTTAGACGAGCTCAAGCTGGTGGTTGGGGacacatttgaaaatgttgctTCATTACAAGACTGCCATTTCCAACAAAGAGACTCCGTCCAAACTCTGG GGGTCAACACGAAGCAGCTGTCCAATCAAATGCTGGAGTTAACAAAGGTGataaatgagctgaaagacgTCCTCATTCAGCAG GTTAAAGAGACTTCATTTCTCAGAAACACCATCTCAGAGTGTCAGGCCTGCG GTCTGGGTGGTACTGAGGTGGTGAAACCAAGGTGTGCCCCAGGTGTCTGTTTCCGTGATGGTATGTGCACGGAGACCGCCGATGGTATTGAGTGTGGACCATGTCCTGATGGGTACACTGGGGATGGTTTCAACTGTGATGATGTGGATGAG TGCCAGTTTAACCCCTGCTTCCCTGGAGTGAAGTGCGTGAACACCGCCCCGGGCTTCCGCTGTGATGCCTGTCCGCTGGGCTACACCGGCCTGGCAATCGAGGGTGTGGGCATTTTGTTCGCTCAGACCAACAAACAG GTCTGTGATGACATTGATGAATGCAAGGGGCCCAACAACGGAGGCTGTGCTGCAAACTCAATCTGTCACAACTCTGTG GGCTCGTACCACTGTGGCAGCTGTAAGTCAGGCTTCACAGGAGATCAGGTGAAGGGCTGTAAGCCAGAGATcagctgtggcaacagcctgaCCAACCCCTGCGATGTCAACGCCCAGTGTATGGTAGAGAGGGACGGGTCAGTCCATTGTCAG TGTGGAATCGGCTGGGCCGGTAACGGATACCTGTGTGGGAAGGATACTGACATTGATGGATACCCAGATGAAAAACTCAAATGCAAAGATGCAAACTGTAAAAAG GATAACTGCATTTTCGTTCCAAACTCTGGTCAAGAGGATGCCGACAGAGATGGTCAAGGAGACGCttgtgatgatgatgcagaTGGTGACGGTATACCAAACGAGCAG gaCAACTGCTGGTTGAAGCCGAATGTGGACCAGAAGAACACTGATAAGGACAGCCACGGCGATGCCTGTGATAACTGTCGCACGGTGGAGAACCCTGACCAGAGGGACACTGACGGCGACGGCAAAGGGGACGCCTGCGATGACGACATGGATGGAGACG GCCTGAAGAACTTTCTGGACAACTGCCAGCGGGTACAGAACAGAGACCAGAGGGACCGGGACGGAGACGGAGTGGGAGATGCCTGTGACAGCTGCCCCGACATCCCCAACCCAAATCAG tctgacattgaCAACGACCTGGTTGGAGACTCCTGTGACACAAACCAGGACAG TGACGGCGACGGTCACCAGGATACCAAGGATAATTGCCCGTTCGTGATAAATAGCTCCCAGCTGGATACCGACAAAGACGGGCTGGGTGACGAGTGTGACGATGACGACGACAACGATGGGATCCCTGACACTATACCACCGGGACCAGACAACTGCCGGCTGGTACCAAACCCTGACCAAATTGACGACAACA ATGATGGCGTTGGAGACGTGTGTGAGTCTGACTTTGACCAGGATAAAGTGATAGACAGGATCGACAACTGCCCTGAGAATGCTGAGGTTACGTTGACTGACTTCAGGGCCTATCAGACTGTGGTGCTGGACCCCGAGGGCGACGCCCAGATTGACCCCAACTGGGTTGTTTTGAACCAG GGAATGGAAATTGTTCAGACCATGAACAGTGACCCAGGACTAGCTGTTG GTTACACTGCCTTCAGTGGAGTGGACTTCGAGGGCACATTTCACGTAAATACAGTGACTGACGACGACTACGCCGGCTTCATCTTCGGATACCAGGACTCATCCTCCTTCTACGTGGTGATGTGGAAGCAGACTGAACAGACCTACTGGCAGGCGACACCCTTTAGAGCCGTAGCCGAGCCGGGCATCCAGCTTAAG GCTGTGAAGTCTAGATCGGGCCCCGGGGAGCACTTGAGAAACTCGCTGTGGCACACGGGAGACACCAACGATCAGGTGCGTCTGCTGTGGAAGGATCCCAGAAATGTTGGCTGGAAGGACAAGGTGTCCTACCGTTGGTACCTGCAGCACCGCCCACAGGTCGGATACATCAG GGCTCGGTTTTATGAGGGAACAGAGCTGGTGGCAGACTCCGGTGTGACTATTGACACGACCATGAGAGGAGGACGACTCGGTGTGTTCTGTTTCTCTCAAGAAAATATCATCTGGTCCAATTTGAAATACCGCTGCAACG ACACCATCCCAGAGGATTTCCAGGAGTTCAGCACTCAGCATGGCGTTGACTCACTCTGA